The genomic stretch ATCTATGTAAACagttatattgttattatttatttttattattattcttattgttattattattgttatattgtttatggtttatattattattattattattattattattattattattattattattattattattattattatggttttgcCTTCCTGAAAggttatatttttgttgaagaagTTTTTTTTCGTGCTAAACCTAACTGTTTTAGTGGTATTCCATGGTAGAAGGATTTATTTATATGGGCTAGTATCAATCCATATGAGAAGAGTGTGATGATATAACCCCAGTGTATAAACCATATCCTTTAAGTGAGTGGCGCTTGTTAATTGTCtgtcaaggaaaaaaataattatagcaCCACATGCATTGTGATCTCTAGAGATGGCGAGGTAAGCATTTGTAGCCATTGGAGCATGTTCAGCTCACTAGTATTGGTGAGTGGGTGATTTTGAGCCTCACTTCTATCGATTTTTCATagtattgatttgtttttttatagtattgtttttaatcaatagTTCCTTTGTTATGTCGCCCTGTATTTTCGATGTTCATCGTTGTGTTCCGTGCGTTTTATCTCTTTATgctcttcatcttctctttgTCGAGATGTACTATTTTTCACTGTTACTTTTCAAAGACCGttagcttgttgttgttgttgtttatattgttgtggttgttattattattattattattattattattatatcgtttatattgttattattgttattattaatttttattattattattgttaattattaattgcttattgcttattgtttttttttttccatctagTCTTTTTATGTGGTTATATTTTTGTTGGAGTTTTTTTCTTGCCCTTATTTCTTAAATGTACTCAACGAGGGTGTTTTTAGTGGTGTTCCATAGTAAAAAGGATGTTTATATGGGCTAGTATCTATCCATATGAGGAGGCTGTGATGATATAACCCTAGTGTATAAACCATATCCCTTAAGTGGGTGGCGCTTGTTGGTTGtctatcaaataaaaaataataattaaagcaCCATATGCACTACGATCTCTAGAGATGGCAAAACAAGCATTTGCAGTCATTGAAGCATGTTCAGCTCACTAGTTTTGGTGAATTGGTGATTCTAAACCtcacttttatcaatttttcttagtattgattttttttatagtattgtttttaattaatagttcCTCGCCGCCCTGTCTTTTCGATATTTATCGTTGCGTTCCGTGCATTTTGTCTCTGTTATGCTCTTCATGTTCTCTTTAACGAGATGTACTATTTTTCACTCTCACTTTTCAACGACCgctatgttgttgttgttgttatattgtttatggtttatattgtttatattgttattatttacttttattattattattgttctattgtctatattgtttatatttatttttgttattattattgttattgttatatttttattaattgtcaattgtttattgtttacagtttattttgttttttttgtttttttgttttttgatgtATCTTGTCTTTCTGAATGGTTATATTTTCATAGGAGTTTTTTTCTTGCCcttatttcttaaatatattttgtactCAACTTGATCGTTTTAGTAGTGTTCCATGGTAGAAGGATTTATTTATATCTACTAAAATCTATCTATATGAGGAGGTTGTGATGATATAACTCCATTGTATAAACCATATTTGTTAAGTGGATGAAGCTTGTTCGTCTAGTCCAtcaaggaataaataaataaataaaagcaccATATCCTTTGTGATCTCCGAGATGGAGAGGCAAGCATTGCTGACCATTTGAGCATGTTCAACTCACTAGTATTGATGAGTGGGTGATTTTGAGCCTCATTTCTATCGATTTGTTTCttagtattgatttttttttatcatttatagtTTATCGTTTATAGTTTATCGTTCGTCGTTTATCgtttatcatttttgttttcattttcattttcgttttcgttttagtttttcatttttcatttttttgtttgttgtttattgttatttgttgttgttgttagttaattgttaattgtttttttttgttttgtttattgttaatttgtttattgttgttaaGCTGTGAGGAtgttaattgtttttgttttagtttgatATTCTGAGACTCCATTAATGTATTGACATGCttataagtattattattactttattcttattgttttatttgttgttgttgttgttgttaatcgTTAATCGTTAATAGGTAGTCAGTAGTCGacaattgtttattatttctttttagttgtttattgtttattgttattgttgttattattattattattattacttcttgattattatgttattgttatttgttgttgttattattataataataattattattaattattaattgtttattgtttattgtttattgtttattgttttggttttctttttcgtttttcatttttttatttttatttttcataaatttattgtttgctgctatttgctttttgtttttagtttttcttgttcttgttgttatttgttatttgtgtttttgttgttattattgttgttgttgttgttattgttgttgttgtcactCTTTTCTCCTTCGATAGTGAAAGTAAATGAAGGTTTCTTTTCATCCTCTCCCTTCTTAATATTAACAACTCTCTTAAGAAAAGTGCATCTCTCATAGATGGATGTTCTTGCAACATGAACACCCACTCAAAATTCACTAGGTGGTATCACATTCGGACTAAGTCCTCTTGATGGAAAACGTGGAATATGAACTTAagttgtggtggtggtggactTGGAACAAATGTGACAGTCAAAAATGATTGCAAACTTGATCTTCACTCCAGCAGGACCTATGCACAAAGAAGCATAAGGTAGACTTCCACATGAGCACCTTTTCCTAGAAGATGGTGCAAGAAGCTCTGATCTTTAGCTTCGGATGCCATCACAAAATTACGAAAAGCGAAGAATATTCATATGTCAACATCTTTGGAATTAATAATCTATATCATCTACACTTGTTTTTGGGATGATAGGCGGAGAAGTCATGTCTCATGATGCGTCGTGTTATGATGTCGTAATTCGTcagtgtacgggtcatcaagtaatagtaTTGTGTGAGTGAGGTTGTTGAATCCACATAGACTAAAAATTACTAATACTGAATCTATCTTTGTTATCTAGCTAGAAATCAAGTTATCAAAattctaaactaataattaagaTAGCTAAGAACTAAGGTTGAGGTTTTGAAGAAGTAATTAACCAACCAAGAGAAAAaggtcactacaagaaaaacatcaattagcttGGGTTAATTCCCTAGCTAAAATTGTAAAATCCCTGGTTAATATTCATTAGCGAGGGATTTCCCATGGATTGATATCCCTGGGTAATAGCCTCGTGGGTAATAATTTACCCAGAGATTTTataatcccttgctaaatagCAACGAATTATTCTGtgggtaaataataaattccctgggtaattaatgttaattaattcatcaaagACGAGGAATTtgctttgaaatattttctggGAAATCTCTGGGTAATTTAAGTTAACTGATTCGTCATAGACAAGGAAATCACTTTGAAACTTTTCCTGGGAAATCCCTAGGTAATGTTAGCAAGGGATTTTTCATAGGCAATCCattgctaaattttcaaaaaattgaaatgttaaTCCCTAGGTAATCCACAGGGTAATATTTACTGAGGATTATGCCTAGGTAATCGTTAGTATTTGGATGTAGCAGATCTTGAATCATACCCttggtaatcccttgctaaatataCTTAGAAATTATTTTCCTAGGTAATCCAGTgggtaataaaatttgataattattccactggtaatcccttgctaatataaaacaatgttttaattatttatttttaaattatattataaattataatacaaaaactcagtattaaatcattcatttagaaTAATCGATAGAATTTTTACTACAATatgctaaaaataacaattacaatCTATCATAACCAAGTATaaaagattatattaaacattgtcaaaatatattaaaaacaacacaattcatattcaaaatagCTTCTATCTCTTTCTCAGATATTACAAGGGTTCGCTTTGGCAGTAGTGATGCCTGCCCTCCTACAGCTGTATTAGAAAGTGCAGCATGAACATTTGATTTGACTCTATAACTTGGAGCCCGCCGTGCCGACGATGATGTTTGCTCTTTCGATGATGAACCTATAAATATAAGACAATTTACTAAATAAATACGATCACTTGAAACTAAAATTAAGTGTTGCAAAAGTGAGTTGCAAGAAAATGAAATTAGatagaaaagatgaaaaagaaagggACAAACTTCATTGTTCTCGTCTACTTCACTGATTCATATCAATCTAAATCACTGtacaaatttgaatatataagtttCATAAATTAGGCCTAGAATTGCAAAGCAATATGACATTTCTACGTCTATTTTTCGGAATTGcaggaacaaataaataatcagCCAATCACTTGAATCAATATGTTTGAGATAGTTTCAggtaaatattttaattctcATGTATGGTTTTGCTATTAGATTAGTAGAGATCCAAATGAGtatcagaaaagaaaaactaatttCCTGAACAAGAGATAAATTGAATTGCAATTTGTCACCAAGTGTGAAATCAAGTTAAAGTGATTAGTGGTCTATCACATTTATTTAACAGAAAAAAGCTGTAATCAGACgtgtttatccattttaaaaaaaccaaaaaagaattATCAAACTATGGTGACTCTATAGTGGATCATGTGTCAAGTATCTTCTGTCAACTCTATTGTTGTAGGATTTCATGTTAGTGTAAAAGAATTTATGCATGGTAAATTAAAGCTATAGTTGATAATTTTTTCTGATAACCAACCGAGAAACATACTATCAAAAAATTATCTATCTGTCTGCATACATATGAactccttttcattttcactttcaatgtaagaaaataaacaagaaaaggtCAATTAGAGGCAAATGTCTAAGaatgatgaaaaagaaaaggaaaagattaCATGTTAGGCTTCCTAGCAAATGGCAATGCCAGTGGTTTTACAGGAAGGAAATAATAGACTATGAGTGTTTTCCATATAATAGCCATTCATAACTATCTAACATTGCAACATAGGAGTACAAAGATGGGAGTTGATAGATTCCATAATTATAGATTCCATAATCTTGTTGGATGTTGTCCATtgattcatattaaaaaaaattaaaattaaaatttgataaggATTAATTAttcctgaaaaaaataaattataagaaatataacataaatacttATAATAGTTATAATGGCACCAAAAGACTTGACATCTATATTCTTGTTACATGGTCTATTAAACACCAAAAGACCTTTAAACTATTCatctctttaaaaattttatactattattttattttatttttattttatttttattttatttagaaaaaatgtAGTTTCACTTATATTTCTCTACATTCCGGACgatctattttattttggataatttGATACTCCCTATAGCAACATTGCCTCACAAAACCTTagcaattaaaaccctaaaaaaatattcttatatctctttaataatttttagcTTAATTAAGATGCTAAAATATTCACGAGAGTTATGTTCACTTTAACACACAACAAATGTTTGAAGTCTGTTGGTCATTTTTGTTTTACAAAAAGCTTCAAAAAGTGTTAATAACAAGATGGGGAGAAACTGATACATATTAGCACATAGAGAACATTAAATAGTTCCTGAGTTACAAGGTTGTCTTCATTAACTACTCTTCAAAAGAAAGGCAAAAAAAAGTTCAGTTTATCAGCAGAAAAGGGATTGTAGGAGCTCTGGAGATGTGAGAGTAGCTACAGACTCATACTGTAAACACACAATGTTTGCAACTAGTCAACAATCATGATtcaaaaaattaagtaaaaccataaatttatatatatatatatatatatatatatatatatatatatatatagttgtagcTAAATAAGAAACATAAGCATACATGGCAAGTAGTAgtttaaatatcattgaaaTTTTGGGCCAAGAAACAGTAAGAAATACAGTAAAATTTTGATACCTTTGGTTGcttgtatttttcattgataGCTTTCAAGGAGCAGTTTTAACTATTTGTCTGCAGGACTTACATTTCAAGAACTGCTGGTTTAAGATCTACAAACTTGTAAGAGGTGCAATGTTGGAGAGTTGGATTATGTACGAAGGAATGCATATAAAGAATCAGAATAGAAGAATAAACAATTGAAGAGGAGAGAAAGGATGGGGTGATTTGGAGTTGAACCCATGGATGGGTGGACTGATCCAATGTCCATCTGGCAAGGAACACAGCAGATACAGCAATGACTGATGGAAGGAACTTTAGAAAACAGTACTCAACCAGTGTCAACCCTGCTAGATAATTTGCTAAATGTCCCAAGGTTAATGCAGGAACCTGCAGATCAAAATGAATGAGCTTAGAAAAACTTGATTGATATGAAcagatgtgttttttttttaaaactagttATTGTGCCTGATGTGAAGCTTGCACAGCTCGAATGAATCTCCTGCACatcaaaatgagaagaaaattaATGTCTCAATTTTAAGTTTGTGATGAAGAAGTGTATGAATAGGCTAATAAAGGGAGTTTGGATAGCTTGCCTGAGAAATCTTTCAATGGTAGGCACGGATAAGTGAAATCCTATATAGTTTAGCAGAGAAAAGCAAAACATAAGCTTAGAACAACTCAATCTATAAAACCATACCAATTAAACTCCAAATTATCAAAActtaacacaagaaaagaagCTAGGAAAAACTCCAAAGCCATGGCAGGCCCTACTCAACCCAAACCATCCTCAAATCCTCATATGCTTATTCCACATACATTGTTATTACCCAAATACTAAACCGTGTCAAAACTAAGTGTAGACATTGCAACATGAGTAACAAGAAGAAGCAACCATCTGAATGAGTGTAGACTTTGCAAcatattgaattatatattattttttacttctAATATGCGTAAACTAAGTGCAGGTGTGATTGATGagtcaataaataatataaatttttatcttcTAGATCTTATTTAAATACACAATTTTATTGCTTTCTCCCAATCACCAAACACTAGTCTTGCCACTGACAATATGGCACATTCTCATGATCAACAAAAGGAGGCATCACAGCAAACCATCAATTTACTCAAGAACAAAAATCACTCATGAAGACCACCAATTCTCATGATCAATCAAAGCAAATAATAACATAAGGCCACTAATTAACTCGAGAGCAAGAAACACTAATTAAGACCACCAACTCTCATGATCAACTGAAGGAAATCAGGAAATACTTAAAGTGAACCATTAATTCAATCAATTATAATGATCAATCAAAGCAACTATTTCCAAAAACCATCACTCAATAACAAGAAACCAATAACGAATGCTACCCTTTTCATGATCAATTGAATCAAAAACTTTCACAGCATGCCATCAATtcccttcaaaaaaaaaaaaaacttctcacCAAGAAATCCACAGAAAGATCAAGAACTCCTATAAAATCCAAGATCTAAGcataaaatccataaaatagaaacaaatgaTTAAGGAAGAGTTGTCTCACAGCGATGACAA from Dioscorea cayenensis subsp. rotundata cultivar TDr96_F1 unplaced genomic scaffold, TDr96_F1_v2_PseudoChromosome.rev07_lg8_w22 25.fasta BLBR01001972.1, whole genome shotgun sequence encodes the following:
- the LOC120257239 gene encoding LOW QUALITY PROTEIN: cyclin-A2-2-like (The sequence of the model RefSeq protein was modified relative to this genomic sequence to represent the inferred CDS: substituted 2 bases at 2 genomic stop codons), which gives rise to MALEFFLASFLVLRFHLSVPTIERFLRRFIRAVQASHQVPALTLGHLANYLAGLTLVEYCFLKFLPSVIAVSAVFLARWTLDQSTHPWNPTLQHCTSYKFVDLKPAVLEMXVLQTNSXNCSLKAINEKYKQPK